AGACGTTGCGGCAGGTCGGCGCCGACAGTCTCCTGAGTCGCCAGACGTAAGCGCAGAGCAGTGTCGATGCGTCGTTCATAGGTCCAGTAGCGGCGCAAGTACAGGCGTTTGCCGGACAGAACCAATGGGCGGCTTTGGGCGGCGTCGCTGCCATCGACGGCCAGCGCGACCAAGTCACTGGCGGCCAGCGCATGGCACCAATGGGTGCCGTCGAGGCCGTCGAGCAATTGCGACGGCAGCAGCATCGCGCCGGTTTGCAGGTCGCCTTCGGGTGGCAATGACAGGGCGAAATCCGGCGCCTTGAGGGTTTCGAACAGGTCGAGGCAGACGTGGCCATGGCCCAGTTGGTGGCTGGTTAACGCCGCGGCGAGCAACACCAGCGGGTCGGCCTGCGGGTCGAGCTCGTGGAGGAAGCCGACAAAGGCCTTGTCCAACGCGCGCAGCCAGCCACGGTCAACCCAGCGTTCGAGCAGTTGCACCAGGTCGGCGGCGCGGCTGAGCGGCTCTAACGCCTCAAGCGGTAACGGCGACAGGCTCATAGCAGCACTCCTTGTTCCCAGGCGGGCTCAACCTTGGGCGGTATGGGTTTGCCCTGGAACAACAGGTCCAAGCCTTCGATCAGCTCCCGTGGTGGCCGGGTGAAATACGCGCCTTTGCTCACCGATTGAGTGCCGCGCAGGAAAACGTAGAGCGCGCCGCCGACGTGGCGGTCGTAGTCGTAATCCGGCAGGCGTGCCTTCAACTGGCGGTGCAGGGCCAGCAGGTAAAGTACGTATTGCAGGTCGTACCGATGCTCGAGGATCGACTGTTCCATGGCATCCGAGGTGTAGGCCGAATCGTCGGGTCCGAGCCAATTGGATTTGTAGTCGGCCACGTAGTAGCGGCCGTCGTGTTCGAAGGTCAGGTCGATAAAGCCTTTGAACATGCCATTGAGCAACACCGGTTCGGCGGCGACACGGGACACACCGTTGTGGGTGTACTGGCACACCAGCTTGTCGAGGGCGAGCACGTCGACTTTGTGGCTGGCGAACCAGAACTCCATTTCGATCTGGTACTGCTGCAGGCTGCTCAGGGTGACCTGATCGTTATCCACTGGCAGCGGCGTTTGCAGCAGGTGGCCGAGCCAACCGCTCAGGGTAACGATCCAGCCTTCCCAGTTGCGCCGGTTACAGCGCGCGCCCACGGCTTTTTCGATGGCCTCGGGGCTGACGTTGAAGCCCTCCTCGCCCGCCCATTCCAGCAGGCCATGGAGGAAGGTGCCGGGGTTAGGGCCACGTGGGAAACGGTGAATGTCACCGCCGGACGCCGCCACTTCGCGCGGTGCGTCAGGGTCGAGACGTTCGTCGTCGAACAGCTTCTGGGCCTGCGGGCTTTCCGGCGCTTCAAGACTTGCGGCGCTCATGCTCTCGCCGATGCGCAATGCGCTGTAGGAGGCGATCCACCAGTTTTCGGCGGCCTTGCGCTTGGGCAGCAACGGCGCGAGCAAGGTGGCTTCGTTGCGGGGCGGGTGGAACTGGATATCTTGCGCGTCGGGCACCTGGCCGTAATGGATGGCGGCGCAGCCTTCTTGCAAATCCAGCAGCCAGCGCGCCAGGCCGGCAGATTCGCCCAGCGATGCACCCGCGCCAAGCAAATAGCCCAGGGCTGACAGGTGCAACACGGAGCTGCTGTTGTTGCCGCGCTTGAGGTCGGCAACGCCGAGCCAGCAGGCGTGTTTGGCGCGCGTGAGGGCGACGTAGAACAAGCGCAGGTCTTCGGCCAGGCGTTCATCGTCAGCTTGGGCAATCAACTCGGCGGTGGGCCGCAGGCTGACTTGGGATTTGCCCTGTTCGTCGTGGTAATGCAGCGGCAAACGGCTGCCGTCCACCGGTTTGGCTGAGCAGATGAAAGGCAGGAAGACCAGGTCGTATTCGAGGCCTTTGGATTTGTGGATGGTCACGACTTTGACCAATTGCTCATCGCTTTCCAGACGCAGGATCTGTTCTTCACCGGCCTGCCCCGACAGCGCGAGGTGTTCAGCCAGATGACGAATCAGCGCTTGCTCGCCGTCCAGCTCCGACGCGGCCTGTTGCAACAATTCGCTGAGGTGCAGCAGGTTGGTCAGCACACGTTCGCCATCGCTGCGCGCGATCAGGGTTTGCGGCAGTTTGAAGTCATGCAGCAAGCGCCGCAGCATTGGCAGCACGCCTTGGGTACGCCAGATCGCGCGGTAGCCACGGAACTGCATCACGCGGGTTTCCCACGCCAGTTCGTCCTGATTCAGACGCTCCAGTTCCGCCAACGACAGGTTCAAGGTGACGCAGGCCAGGGCGGCGCGCAGTGGGCGCTCGACGTCCGGCTCGGCGCAGGCCTTGAGCCAGGCCAACAGGTCGTGGGCTTCCTGGGCGGCGAAGACCGAGTCTTTGTCCGACAGGTACACGCTGCGCACACCACGGGCGGCCAACTCGGCGCGCACGGCTTGGGCTTCCTTGCCGTCGCGCACCAGGATGGCGATGTCTGAGGGCAGCACACCTTTTAAGTTGTGATCTTTTACGAAGCCGGCCGTACCTTGCTGTCCGCCATTGAGCAACTCGACGATTTGCGTGGCGCAGGCGGCGGCGAGTTGCTGGCGATACACCGCATTGGAAATCGGCTGGTCGGTGGGTAAGTGCCAGAGGTTCATTGCCGGCAGTGTTTGACCGTCGACCTGCAATTGCTCTTTGCGACCTTGAGACAGCACCGAGTGGAACGGCACCGGGTTGTCGCCATTCGGCTCGCGGAACAGGAAGGCGCCACGGCCGGTTTCTGCGCGTTGGAACACGTGGTTGACCGCCTCGACCATCGCGTGGCTGGAGCGGAAGTTGGTGCCCAAGGTGTGGTGGCGGCCGGTGGTGGACTGACGGGCGCGCAGGTAGGTGTAGATGTCGGCGCCGCGAAAGGCGTAGATCGCCTGCTTGGGGTCGCCGATCAGGAACAGGCCGCTGTCGAGGTGGTTTTCTTCGATGCGGTAGATGCTGTCGAAGATGCTGTATTGCACCGGGTCGGTGTCCTGGAATTCGTCGATCAACGCCACCGGGAACTGCTCGCGAATCACACTGGCAAGGCGCTCGCCGCCTTCGGCTTGGAGGGCGGCATTGAGGCGGATCAGCATGTCGTCGAAGCCCATTTCGGCGCGACGACGTTTTTCTTCTTCGAAGCGTTTACCCACCCAACCGGCGGCGTGTTGCAACACGGCGGCGTCGGGAGTGGGCAAGGCGTCGAGGCAGGCTTTGAGGCTGGCCATGGCGTCGATGCCAGGGTGGCGCGGCGGCTCGCCCTTCCAGGCTTCGGCCATGCCGTCGGGCGTCAGGCGCGTGAAGCCGGTGCCGATGTCGAGTTGTTCGAGGGTTTCGTCAGCGGCCCAGGCGCTGATCTTTTCGAACCAGGGTTCGAAGTACCGCGCTTGCATCTTGCGGCCGTCGACGGCTTTGGCAGCCACGGCTTGCAGGCAGATATCGCGCAGTTCGGCGGCCCATTGTTGCCAGGGCGCCTTGAGGGTGACCAAGGCTTCGCGGCGCTCTTGCAGGCAGGCATTGATCAGCTCGGCCGGCTCGCGCGTTTCGCCGGTCGGCCGTTCGCTGCCGAACAACGCACGCACACGCGGCATCAGCGCGGCGGGGCCGCTCCAGTTTTTGCGCACCCAGTTGAGCGCATCATCGTGCATCGGGTAGCAAAACAGCCGCCAGTAGTCGCGCAGCACTTCGCCGAGCAGGTCGCTGTGATCGGTTTCCAGGGTTTGGGTGAACAGGCTGCCGCTGTCGAATGCGTGTTCGCGCAGCATGCGCTGGCACCAACTGTGGATGGTCGAAACGGCAGCTTCGTCCATCCATTGGGCGGCGATATCCAGGCGATTGGCGCAGGCGGGCCACTGCTCGGGGAGGTATTCGTCGCGCAGGTGGGCGATCAGGGCATCCGGTTGTTCGATTTCATCGCGGAAAAAGCGCGCGGCTTCGGCCAGACGGATGCGGATGCGTTCGCGCAGCTCTTTAGTGGCGGCGTCGGTGAAGGTCACCACCAGGATTTGCGGCGGCAGCAATTCGCGCGCGAAGCCGGATTCATCACCGCCGTGGCCGAGCACCAGGCGCAGGTACAGGGCGGAAATGGTGAAGGTTTTACCCGTACCGGCGCTGGCTTCGATCAGTTGGCTGCCTTTGAGCGGGAAGGCCAGGGCTAAAGGTTTACTGATCATGCGCTGGCCTCCTCACTGCTGAGCGATCGCCACGGCGCGTTGAGCAATGGGCGGTACAGGGTTTCGGCCCAGCCTTCGAATTCTTCGCTGGCGATGAGCGTGGCGTAGTCGGGAAATTGCCGAGTGAGCGCCGGGGTTTCGCGACGTTCGCCATCGGTGGTCAGGCCGTCGCCTTCATAGGCTTTGCTGGCGGCGGCCTGGGCCTTGGCGGGGTCGGTTTGGCCGAGCCAGGCGAAGGCGGTTTTGACCGCCACCGGGAGTGGTTTTCGCATGCCGGTGTGCCAGGCCAGCAGCAGGTTGCCGAGGATTTCCTGGGCCGCGGATTTTTCCAGGGGAGCCAGGAGCAAGGTGTCGTCACTGGCGACCAACCCGGTGCTCAGTGGCAGGCCGCAGGCGCAGGCCACCACGTGATTGACCCAAGGGCGAATCAGGCGGTGCCACTTGCGGGTCTTGATCGAGCCGATGCTGTTGGGGATGGTGGTCACGCTGAGCAACCCGCCATCACTGCGCCGATGCAGGCCACTGATCCAGCCTTCCAGCTGAATGCCTTGATGCTCAAAACTGATCGGTTCGGCGGCTGTG
The sequence above is a segment of the Pseudomonas sp. R76 genome. Coding sequences within it:
- the recB gene encoding exodeoxyribonuclease V subunit beta, with translation MISKPLALAFPLKGSQLIEASAGTGKTFTISALYLRLVLGHGGDESGFARELLPPQILVVTFTDAATKELRERIRIRLAEAARFFRDEIEQPDALIAHLRDEYLPEQWPACANRLDIAAQWMDEAAVSTIHSWCQRMLREHAFDSGSLFTQTLETDHSDLLGEVLRDYWRLFCYPMHDDALNWVRKNWSGPAALMPRVRALFGSERPTGETREPAELINACLQERREALVTLKAPWQQWAAELRDICLQAVAAKAVDGRKMQARYFEPWFEKISAWAADETLEQLDIGTGFTRLTPDGMAEAWKGEPPRHPGIDAMASLKACLDALPTPDAAVLQHAAGWVGKRFEEEKRRRAEMGFDDMLIRLNAALQAEGGERLASVIREQFPVALIDEFQDTDPVQYSIFDSIYRIEENHLDSGLFLIGDPKQAIYAFRGADIYTYLRARQSTTGRHHTLGTNFRSSHAMVEAVNHVFQRAETGRGAFLFREPNGDNPVPFHSVLSQGRKEQLQVDGQTLPAMNLWHLPTDQPISNAVYRQQLAAACATQIVELLNGGQQGTAGFVKDHNLKGVLPSDIAILVRDGKEAQAVRAELAARGVRSVYLSDKDSVFAAQEAHDLLAWLKACAEPDVERPLRAALACVTLNLSLAELERLNQDELAWETRVMQFRGYRAIWRTQGVLPMLRRLLHDFKLPQTLIARSDGERVLTNLLHLSELLQQAASELDGEQALIRHLAEHLALSGQAGEEQILRLESDEQLVKVVTIHKSKGLEYDLVFLPFICSAKPVDGSRLPLHYHDEQGKSQVSLRPTAELIAQADDERLAEDLRLFYVALTRAKHACWLGVADLKRGNNSSSVLHLSALGYLLGAGASLGESAGLARWLLDLQEGCAAIHYGQVPDAQDIQFHPPRNEATLLAPLLPKRKAAENWWIASYSALRIGESMSAASLEAPESPQAQKLFDDERLDPDAPREVAASGGDIHRFPRGPNPGTFLHGLLEWAGEEGFNVSPEAIEKAVGARCNRRNWEGWIVTLSGWLGHLLQTPLPVDNDQVTLSSLQQYQIEMEFWFASHKVDVLALDKLVCQYTHNGVSRVAAEPVLLNGMFKGFIDLTFEHDGRYYVADYKSNWLGPDDSAYTSDAMEQSILEHRYDLQYVLYLLALHRQLKARLPDYDYDRHVGGALYVFLRGTQSVSKGAYFTRPPRELIEGLDLLFQGKPIPPKVEPAWEQGVLL